The following proteins are encoded in a genomic region of Primulina huaijiensis isolate GDHJ02 chromosome 3, ASM1229523v2, whole genome shotgun sequence:
- the LOC140972269 gene encoding uncharacterized protein At1g28695-like has product MEYTKINRLDYAMYLLLVIGLSYVFFSHVSKDEHLLMLEMPRTFTADTKIGNILVDKDELENTLSSTSTTDKTLIITIINKAYVEGDKPMLDLFLDGFWMGENTRNLTEHLLIVAMDQTSYERCRFLRLHCHKLETEGVDFLGEKLYMSEDFIKMMWRRTYFLRDVLKRGYNFIFTDTDVLWLRDPFPHLNPDQVPDLQISTDKFNGNPFSNRNLINTGFYMIRTNNRTIALFESWYSRKDNSTELKDQDVLQNLIREGIAKKLGLNVRFLDTVYFSGFCQNSRDVAAVSTVHANCCRHISAKLADLTSVVHDWRRYKENQTSTFRWSDHVACKVSWRQ; this is encoded by the exons ATGGAGTACACGAAGATCAATCGACTAGATTACGCCATGTATTTACTTCTTGTGATTGGTTTATCTTACGTTTTCTTCTCTCATGTCAGCAAAGACGAGCATCTGTTGATGCTGGAAATGCCGCGGACCTTCACGGCGGATACGAAGATA GGTAACATATTAGTCGATAAAGACGAGCTCGAAAATACCTTATCATCAACTTCAACAACAGACAAGACTTTGATAATCACCATTATAAATAAAGCATACGTCGAAGGAGACAAGCCGATGCTCGACTTGTTTCTCGACGGATTTTGGATGGGCGAAAACACGAGGAACTTAACCGAGCACCTGTTGATCGTGGCGATGGATCAAACCTCGTACGAAAGGTGCCGATTCCTCAGGCTTCATTGTCACAAGCTCGAAACCGAAGGCGTCGATTTTTTGGGAGAAAAGCTTTACATGTCTGAGGATTTTATCAAGATGATGTGGAGAAGAACATATTTTCTTAGAGATGTGCTCAAACGAGGTTACAACTTCATTTTCACG GACACAGATGTGCTGTGGCTGAGAGACCCATTCCCGCATCTGAATCCGGACCAAGTCCCAGATCTCCAAATCAGTACCGATAAGTTCAACGGGAATCCATTCTCCAATCGTAACCTTATCAACACAGGATTCTACATGATCCGAACCAACAACCGAACCATCGCCCTCTTCGAATCGTGGTACTCTCGGAAAGACAATTCCACCGAATTGAAGGACCAGGACGTCTTACAGAACCTGATTCGTGAAGGAATCGCCAAGAAATTAGGGCTAAATGTCCGGTTTCTGGACACCGTCTACTTCAGCGGATTCTGCCAGAACAGCCGCGACGTCGCGGCGGTCTCCACCGTCCACGCCAACTGCTGCCGCCACATCTCCGCCAAGCTGGCGGATCTGACGTCGGTCGTCCATGATTGGAGGAGGTATAAGGAAAACCAAACGTCAACGTTTAGGTGGTCGGATCACGTGGCTTGTAAGGTTTCGTGGAGGCAATAA
- the LOC140973852 gene encoding uncharacterized protein: MSVTAGVSDTVITIRDKLRGKIGQTKVKRYWPGKAPEWADDNDEEGDIRTGKAAALERAFPSHEGADIVRKDDPRLRRLAESRFDNRDEVREDHRRIRQAEIVSTVEEENRRQERLDMEEDDEDALEERRRRIREKLLLRQQEEAALMPEEEEEEVEEEEEEESEYETDSEEEMMGIAMVKPVFVPKSERDTIVERERLEAEERALEEAVKKRIDERKRETKEIVIEKIREDQEIQRNIDLEANIADVDTDDDVNEAEEYEAWKAREIARIKRDRDIREAMLKEKEEIEKVRNMTEEERREWERKNPKPSAAPKQKWRFMQKYYHKGAFFQADPDDTGGTSGTSDIYSRDFSAPTGEDKMNKTILPKVMQVKHFGRSGRTKWSHLVNEDTTDWNNPWTYNDALRTKYNKKMAGMNAPIAKPKGSKKLKDWETR, encoded by the exons ATGTCTGTGACGGCGGGGGTCAGCGATACTGTTATTACAATTAGGGACAAACTTAGGGGGAAAATTGGGCAGACTAAGGTGAAAAGATACTGGCCTGGGAAAGCTCCGGAGTGGGCAGATGACAATGATGAAGAGGGGGATATTCGAACGGGAAAGGCTGCTGCCCTCGAGAGGGCTTTTCCGAGTCATGAGGGTGCAGATATCGTGCGAAAGGATGATCCTAGGTTGCGGCGGTTGGCTGAGAGTAGGTTTGATAATCGTGATGAAGTGAGGGAAGATCATAGGCGGATAAGGCAGGCAGAGATTGTTTCAACAGTAGAGGAGGAGAACAGGAGGCAAGAACGGTTGGATATGGAGGAGGACGATGAGGATGCGTTGGAGGAGAGGAGGAGGAGGATTAGGGAGAAGCTGTTGTTGAGGCAACAAGAGGAGGCGGCCCTTATGCCggaggaggaagaggaagaagtggaggaagaggaggaggaggagtcTGAATACGAGACGGATTCGGAAGAGGAGATGATGGGTATTGCTATGGTAAAGCCTGTCTTTGTCCCAAAATCTGAAAGGGATACGATTGTGGAGCGTGAGAGGCTCGAGGCTGAAGAACGGGCACTAGAGGAAGCGGTGAAGAAGAGGATAGACGAGAGGAAAAGGGAAACAAAGGAGATTGTGATAGAGAAAATCAGGGAGGATCAGGAGATTCAGAGGAATATTGATTTAGAGGCCAATATTGCTGATGTGGATACTGATGATGATGTGAATGAGGCGGAAGAATATGAGGCTTGGAAAGCTAGAGAGATTGCGAGAATAAAGAGGGATAGGGACATTAGAGAGGCAATGTTGAAGGAGAAGGAGGAGATTGAAAAGGTGAGAAACATGACAGAGGAGGAGAGGAGAGAGTGGGAGAGAAAGAATCCAAAACCTTCTGCAGCGCCAAAACAAAAATGGAGGTTCATGCAGAAATACTACCACAAAGGTGCATTCTTCCAAGCGGACCCTGACGATACTGGCGGAACTAGTGGCACCAGCGATATTTATTCCCGTGATTTCTCTGCTCCGACTGGAGAGGACAAGATGAACAAGACTATATTGCCTAAAGTCATGCAGGTTAAGCACTTTGGTCGTAGTGGAAGGACGAAATGGTCTCATCTTGTAAATGAGGACACTACTGATTGGAATAATCC GTGGACCTACAATGACGCTCTTCGGACCaagtataataaaaaaatggctGGAATGAACGCACCGATAGCAAAACCTAAAGGAAGCAAGAAACTGAAGGATTGGGAGACACGTTGA